One window of the Gammaproteobacteria bacterium genome contains the following:
- a CDS encoding aminotransferase class I/II-fold pyridoxal phosphate-dependent enzyme — MDRRLFVRSGATLGALGMGGLGFPRFANATWSPRLRAGAIRMNSNENPLGLSPAARQAVIDNLDLANRYPGDLIGQLSDRMCSYYGINSDQLVLGAGSTEILQMIVQAYASPLRKLVLAEPTFEDVNDYRDTYPYDVATVPLNSRYEHDLDRMREESEKDGRPAMVYICNPNNPTGTITPSAELDNWIADAPEHVLFLMDEAYYEYVEDPAYWSALKWVHDRPNVIVVRTFSKIYGMAGLRLGFGIAHPLAVRRLQDFAIHSSANQLALAAGIACFGDEELMAKSREVNREAREVTEACLDELGLEYLPTHCNFLMHRISGDLDTYINRMSDAGLLVGRRFPPMLGYNRLSFSLPEHMEQWAETLRDFRSKGWV, encoded by the coding sequence ATGGACCGCAGACTCTTCGTTCGATCCGGCGCCACACTGGGCGCCCTCGGCATGGGAGGCCTGGGCTTCCCCCGCTTCGCAAACGCCACATGGTCGCCCCGGCTCCGGGCCGGCGCCATCCGCATGAACTCCAACGAAAACCCGCTGGGGCTCTCGCCTGCGGCCCGCCAGGCGGTCATCGACAACCTCGACCTCGCGAACCGGTATCCGGGCGATCTGATCGGGCAGCTCAGCGACAGGATGTGCTCCTACTACGGCATCAACTCCGATCAACTGGTGCTCGGGGCGGGATCCACCGAGATCCTGCAGATGATCGTGCAGGCGTATGCGTCGCCGCTTCGCAAGCTGGTGCTCGCCGAGCCCACCTTCGAGGACGTGAACGACTATCGCGACACCTATCCGTACGACGTCGCGACCGTCCCCCTCAACTCCAGGTACGAGCACGACCTGGACCGTATGCGCGAGGAATCCGAGAAAGACGGCCGCCCGGCGATGGTCTACATCTGCAACCCCAACAACCCGACGGGCACCATCACGCCCAGCGCCGAACTCGACAACTGGATCGCGGACGCGCCCGAGCACGTGCTCTTCCTCATGGACGAAGCCTACTACGAGTACGTGGAGGACCCCGCGTACTGGTCCGCGCTCAAGTGGGTGCACGACCGCCCCAACGTGATCGTGGTGCGCACCTTCTCGAAGATCTACGGAATGGCGGGGCTGCGCCTGGGCTTCGGCATCGCGCACCCGCTCGCGGTCCGGCGCCTGCAGGACTTCGCCATACACAGCAGCGCCAACCAGCTCGCGCTGGCGGCCGGCATCGCGTGCTTCGGCGACGAGGAGCTGATGGCGAAGAGCCGCGAGGTGAACCGGGAGGCCCGCGAGGTCACCGAAGCCTGCCTGGATGAACTCGGCCTCGAGTACCTGCCGACCCACTGCAATTTCCTGATGCACCGCATCAGCGGCGATCTGGACACCTACATCAACCGCATGAGCGACGCCGGGCTCCTGGTCGGCCGCAGGTTCCCGCCCATGCTGGGCTACAACCGCCTCTCCTTCTCCCTCCCCGAGCACATGGAGCAGTGGGCCGAGACCCTGCGCGACTTCCGCAGCAAGGGCTGGGTGTAG
- a CDS encoding acyl carrier protein gives MSTTEARLRALIDEHLDLDHEPDFDLAFGEAGVSSLDCVAFVKLVASEFGVEIAPEEWMGIGSLRGLAARIDAN, from the coding sequence ATGTCTACGACCGAAGCACGCCTCCGCGCCCTCATCGACGAGCACCTGGATCTGGACCACGAACCGGACTTTGACCTGGCGTTCGGCGAAGCCGGGGTTTCTTCTCTGGACTGCGTCGCCTTCGTGAAGCTGGTGGCCAGCGAATTCGGCGTCGAGATTGCCCCCGAGGAGTGGATGGGCATCGGATCTCTGCGCGGTCTGGCCGCTCGCATCGACGCCAACTGA
- a CDS encoding class I adenylate-forming enzyme family protein encodes MIERPVQDVVAAGARAHPGRIALDDGGAGLSYRDLDAAADRLARRLVTLGVKPGDAVAMLASPGPWAVAAMYAAPRAGAALAPLSPALARREMTDAFALARPAVVLCDPPHLALARDLVGAVGGGESRVFPLPSREAPPGERQPGAGHPTPDDIRRVVPCAESLPGLTPDDVVAVLRTSGTGGRSRSVALTRRNFLASARAVRARLALGPHDAWHASLSLAHIGGMALVDRALAAGSRVVTRGEWRLEALVELLEAGAISHVSLVPTMLGHLLDAGLPHPHPASLRCVLVGGAGAPPALLERALAAGVPVALTYGMTETCSQVATAPPALVRAKPGSAGAPLDAVEVRIAADGEIEVRGDMVARAYHRGGPIAGPHGWHRTGDLGRLDHDGHLWVTGRKARRIVSGGVNVHPAEVERVLAAHPAVAEAAVVGLPDPEWGERVAAAIVPAVARELHVQAIHRHCRELLGPAARPRALVVLARLPRNPNGKIDRVRLAARLSGTTPP; translated from the coding sequence GTGATCGAGCGCCCGGTGCAGGACGTGGTCGCCGCGGGAGCACGGGCGCATCCGGGCCGGATCGCGCTCGACGATGGCGGTGCAGGGCTGAGCTACCGCGACCTGGACGCGGCTGCCGACCGCCTGGCACGGCGCCTGGTGACGCTCGGCGTGAAGCCGGGGGATGCGGTCGCAATGCTGGCGTCGCCCGGCCCTTGGGCGGTGGCGGCGATGTACGCGGCGCCGCGGGCGGGGGCGGCGCTCGCCCCGCTCAGTCCGGCGCTGGCACGCCGGGAGATGACGGATGCCTTCGCGCTCGCGCGGCCGGCGGTCGTCTTGTGCGACCCCCCTCACCTGGCGCTGGCGCGCGATTTGGTTGGGGCGGTGGGCGGGGGGGAGTCGCGGGTGTTCCCGCTTCCGAGCCGCGAGGCCCCGCCCGGGGAACGGCAGCCCGGCGCCGGCCATCCCACCCCCGACGACATCCGCCGGGTGGTCCCCTGCGCCGAGTCCCTCCCCGGGCTGACCCCGGATGACGTGGTCGCCGTCCTGCGCACCTCGGGGACCGGGGGACGGTCGCGGTCGGTCGCGCTCACCCGGCGCAACTTCCTCGCCAGCGCGCGCGCCGTGCGCGCCCGCCTGGCGCTGGGGCCTCACGATGCCTGGCACGCCTCCCTGTCGCTCGCCCACATCGGCGGGATGGCGCTGGTCGACCGGGCGCTGGCGGCCGGCAGCCGGGTGGTGACGCGCGGCGAATGGCGGCTGGAGGCGCTGGTCGAGCTGCTCGAGGCGGGCGCCATCAGCCATGTCTCCCTGGTGCCCACCATGCTCGGCCACCTGCTGGACGCCGGCCTCCCCCACCCCCACCCCGCCTCCCTGCGATGCGTGCTGGTGGGCGGCGCGGGCGCCCCGCCGGCCCTGCTGGAGCGCGCGCTCGCGGCCGGAGTGCCGGTGGCGCTCACCTACGGCATGACGGAAACCTGCTCGCAGGTGGCGACCGCCCCGCCAGCCCTGGTGCGCGCCAAACCCGGCTCCGCCGGCGCTCCCCTCGACGCCGTCGAGGTCCGCATCGCGGCCGACGGCGAGATCGAGGTGCGCGGCGACATGGTGGCGCGCGCGTACCACCGGGGTGGTCCAATCGCCGGTCCGCACGGCTGGCATCGCACCGGCGACCTGGGCCGCCTGGACCACGACGGCCACCTGTGGGTCACCGGGCGCAAGGCCCGCCGCATCGTGAGCGGAGGAGTCAATGTCCACCCCGCCGAAGTCGAACGGGTGCTCGCCGCGCACCCCGCGGTGGCGGAGGCGGCGGTTGTGGGGCTGCCCGACCCCGAGTGGGGAGAACGGGTGGCGGCCGCGATCGTCCCCGCCGTTGCCCGCGAGCTGCACGTCCAGGCGATCCACCGGCACTGCCGGGAACTGCTCGGCCCCGCCGCCCGCCCGCGCGCCCTCGTGGTGCTCGCCCGACTTCCACGCAACCCGAACGGCAAGATCGACCGCGTCCGCCTCGCCGCCCGCCTTTCCGGCACGACGCCCCCTTGA
- the menD gene encoding 2-succinyl-5-enolpyruvyl-6-hydroxy-3-cyclohexene-1-carboxylic-acid synthase, with translation MTGPNRNLMWAGVLLDELARAGVREVVLAPGYRSAPLVMAAAADARLRVFTHLDERSAAFFALGVGKRARRPAAVITTSGTAVANLLPAVVEASYSEAPLLLLTADRPHRLRGADANQAIDQAGIFGRHVRDFVEAAPPEAEEAALVHLRALAARAVASSLGRPAGPVHVNLPFAKPLAPTRVPGDVPDGFAAAHPLAARGRPEAAPLTRIAVRRSAPPAGQLAELAARVREVDRGLIVAGPSPEPERDGPAAKALAAATGYPLLTDALSGARFGDAGGALRIGGYDLFLERTRTREALRPELVLRLGASPTSANLLSLLKEAGGEQWVIDAGDRWKDHVNVASDYLRADVAAFAEALCAAMGAGSVHAGGEAASKAERLERAGAPNESKKRWSAVWRRAQEAAARGVAEASEGELFEGAVCAQVVHAAPPGSTVFVSSSMPVRDLDAFAFPRRKPLLVYGNRGASGIDGILSSAAGVAAGGEGPVLAIVGDVAFIHDMNGLLSARDHAEVIFVLVNNDGGGIFHFLPIRDFEPAFTRHFATPHGLDFAHAAALYGLPHERVRTRAELGSSLEQAIARGGSRIIEVDTDRERNRLCRRAVYEAVDLP, from the coding sequence TTGACCGGTCCGAACCGGAACCTGATGTGGGCCGGCGTCCTGCTGGACGAACTGGCGCGCGCCGGCGTGCGCGAGGTGGTGCTGGCGCCCGGGTACCGCTCGGCCCCGCTGGTGATGGCCGCCGCCGCGGACGCGCGATTGCGCGTCTTCACCCACCTGGACGAGCGGTCGGCGGCGTTCTTCGCGCTCGGAGTGGGCAAGCGCGCCCGCCGGCCGGCGGCGGTGATCACCACCTCGGGGACCGCGGTCGCCAATCTCCTTCCGGCCGTGGTGGAGGCGTCGTACAGCGAGGCGCCCCTCCTGCTGCTGACCGCCGACCGCCCGCACCGGCTGCGGGGCGCGGACGCGAACCAGGCGATCGACCAGGCCGGGATCTTCGGCAGGCACGTCCGCGACTTCGTGGAGGCTGCTCCACCCGAAGCGGAGGAGGCGGCGCTCGTCCACCTGCGGGCGCTGGCGGCACGCGCGGTCGCCTCCTCCCTCGGTCGCCCCGCCGGCCCGGTGCATGTGAACCTGCCCTTCGCCAAGCCGCTCGCGCCCACCCGCGTCCCCGGCGACGTTCCGGACGGGTTCGCGGCCGCCCATCCGCTGGCCGCACGGGGCCGCCCGGAGGCGGCGCCCCTCACGCGCATCGCGGTGCGCCGCTCCGCACCGCCCGCCGGCCAACTGGCCGAGCTGGCCGCGCGAGTGCGGGAGGTCGATCGCGGCCTGATCGTGGCCGGCCCCTCGCCCGAGCCCGAGCGCGACGGGCCCGCCGCCAAGGCCCTCGCCGCCGCCACCGGCTATCCGCTTCTTACCGACGCCCTCTCCGGGGCCCGCTTCGGAGACGCCGGCGGGGCGCTGCGCATCGGCGGCTACGACCTCTTCCTGGAACGCACGCGCACCCGGGAGGCGCTGCGTCCCGAGCTGGTCCTGCGTCTCGGCGCAAGCCCCACCTCCGCGAATCTGCTGTCGCTCCTGAAGGAAGCGGGAGGCGAGCAGTGGGTGATCGACGCGGGGGATCGCTGGAAGGATCACGTCAATGTCGCCAGCGACTATCTGCGCGCCGATGTGGCGGCCTTCGCAGAAGCGCTGTGCGCGGCGATGGGCGCCGGGTCCGTGCACGCGGGTGGCGAGGCCGCCTCGAAGGCCGAGAGGCTGGAGCGCGCCGGCGCACCCAACGAGTCGAAGAAGCGGTGGTCCGCCGTCTGGCGCCGGGCGCAGGAGGCAGCCGCGCGCGGGGTCGCCGAGGCCTCGGAGGGCGAACTGTTCGAGGGCGCCGTGTGTGCGCAGGTGGTGCACGCCGCGCCTCCCGGCAGCACCGTCTTCGTGTCGTCGAGCATGCCGGTGCGCGACCTGGACGCCTTCGCCTTCCCCCGCCGGAAGCCTCTTCTGGTTTACGGCAACCGCGGAGCCAGCGGCATCGACGGCATCCTGTCGTCGGCGGCGGGCGTCGCGGCCGGGGGAGAGGGCCCTGTGCTGGCCATCGTCGGCGACGTGGCGTTCATCCACGACATGAACGGGCTCCTGAGCGCGCGCGACCACGCCGAGGTCATCTTCGTTCTGGTCAACAACGACGGCGGCGGTATCTTCCATTTCCTGCCCATCCGGGACTTCGAACCGGCGTTCACCCGGCACTTCGCGACGCCGCACGGGCTGGACTTCGCTCACGCGGCCGCCCTCTACGGGTTGCCGCACGAGCGGGTGCGGACGCGGGCCGAGCTCGGATCTTCGCTGGAGCAGGCGATCGCGCGGGGAGGGAGCAGGATCATCGAGGTGGACACGGACCGCGAGCGGAACCGGCTCTGCCGCCGGGCAGTGTATGAAGCCGTCGATCTGCCCTGA
- the purE gene encoding 5-(carboxyamino)imidazole ribonucleotide mutase, translated as MDSNGNPKVGVIMGSKSDWPVMTHAAATLESLGVPHEVRVMSAHRTPEVVLDYSRTAEERGLGVIIAAAGGAAHLAGVVASSTALPVLGVPMSSALDGLDSLLSTVQMPGGVPVATLAIGKAGAVNAAILATQILGVADAGFREAVRADRQARREVVLATSDPRA; from the coding sequence ATGGACTCCAATGGCAATCCCAAAGTCGGCGTGATCATGGGCTCGAAGAGCGACTGGCCTGTGATGACGCATGCCGCCGCCACCCTCGAGTCGCTCGGCGTTCCCCACGAAGTGCGGGTGATGTCCGCCCACCGCACCCCGGAAGTGGTGCTCGACTACTCGCGCACGGCCGAGGAGCGCGGGCTGGGCGTGATCATCGCCGCCGCCGGCGGAGCCGCGCACCTGGCTGGCGTGGTGGCGTCGAGCACCGCGCTGCCGGTGCTGGGCGTGCCAATGAGTTCGGCGCTTGACGGCCTCGATTCGCTCCTCTCCACGGTCCAGATGCCGGGGGGCGTGCCAGTGGCGACGCTGGCCATCGGCAAGGCCGGGGCGGTGAACGCCGCGATCCTGGCCACGCAGATCCTCGGGGTCGCGGACGCCGGGTTCCGGGAAGCGGTCAGGGCGGACCGTCAGGCCCGTCGCGAGGTGGTCTTGGCCACCTCCGACCCGCGTGCCTGA
- a CDS encoding isochorismate synthase, whose product MRLQAPPRFVPVRETVEDSGLEPGAFLRWGRGRARGFWARGRGWLAHVGELDSLVVHSGSGPRNRFLEIQDRAARRAGRGNGNGWRGAGPEPVLRFYGGFSFRDDHVPRDFWAAYPRARFVLPDLELEHDGEAVRLSAQELVAPGEDVATVRGQLRARLDYTLKGVARAARKGDHRALHPAARLRSGRRSWQRAVEEILAAIKDGRMEKAVLARILDVSTTGAIDPVDVLAYLRGENADAHVFFFEPEAGSPIVGATPEALALVRGDRFRATAVAGSVSRGETDEEQRALARQLLNSAKDRVEHAFTVRDMVARLEPLCRKVEAEDEPHVLTLARIQHLETRIGAVLRPGASVLDLLAALHPTPAVCGLPRDAALDLLSRNEPFERGWYAGPVGWFDTRGDGVFVPALRTAVARSTTWRLFAGAGIVPGSDPDGEWDETGIKFEPVLRALDAAGARGIR is encoded by the coding sequence ATGAGACTACAGGCACCCCCGCGCTTCGTGCCGGTTCGCGAAACCGTCGAGGACAGTGGCCTCGAGCCCGGTGCATTCCTGAGATGGGGCCGGGGCCGCGCGCGTGGCTTCTGGGCGAGAGGCCGGGGATGGCTGGCTCACGTGGGGGAACTCGACTCGCTCGTGGTTCATTCCGGATCGGGGCCGCGGAATCGCTTCCTTGAGATCCAGGACCGTGCTGCACGTCGCGCGGGGCGCGGGAACGGGAACGGGTGGCGAGGAGCGGGGCCGGAGCCCGTGCTGCGCTTCTACGGAGGCTTCTCGTTCCGGGACGATCACGTGCCGCGGGATTTCTGGGCCGCGTACCCGCGCGCGCGTTTCGTTCTTCCGGACCTGGAGCTCGAACATGACGGCGAGGCCGTGCGGCTCAGCGCCCAGGAGCTGGTGGCCCCCGGGGAAGACGTGGCGACGGTGCGCGGCCAGCTGCGGGCGCGGCTCGACTATACGCTCAAGGGTGTGGCCCGGGCTGCACGAAAAGGGGATCATCGGGCGCTGCATCCCGCCGCCCGACTGCGGTCCGGGCGCCGGAGCTGGCAGCGGGCGGTCGAGGAGATCCTGGCGGCCATCAAGGACGGCCGGATGGAGAAGGCTGTGCTGGCGCGGATTCTCGACGTGTCCACGACGGGCGCCATCGATCCGGTGGACGTGCTCGCGTACCTGCGCGGCGAAAACGCCGACGCCCATGTGTTTTTCTTCGAGCCCGAGGCCGGGTCGCCGATCGTGGGTGCCACCCCCGAGGCGCTCGCCCTGGTGCGGGGCGACCGTTTCCGCGCGACCGCCGTGGCCGGTTCGGTGTCCCGCGGCGAGACCGACGAGGAGCAGCGCGCCCTGGCCCGTCAGCTCCTGAACAGCGCGAAGGACCGGGTCGAGCACGCGTTCACCGTGAGGGACATGGTCGCGCGCCTGGAGCCGCTGTGTCGCAAGGTGGAAGCCGAGGATGAACCGCACGTCCTCACGCTCGCCCGCATCCAGCACCTGGAGACGCGCATCGGGGCGGTTCTGCGGCCCGGCGCCTCGGTGCTGGATCTGTTGGCGGCGCTCCACCCGACGCCCGCCGTGTGCGGTCTGCCCCGGGATGCGGCGCTCGACCTGCTCTCCAGGAACGAACCCTTCGAGCGCGGATGGTACGCGGGCCCGGTGGGGTGGTTCGACACCCGCGGCGACGGGGTCTTCGTGCCGGCGCTGCGCACTGCTGTGGCGCGCTCGACCACCTGGCGGCTCTTCGCCGGCGCCGGGATCGTGCCCGGTTCGGATCCCGACGGGGAGTGGGACGAGACCGGGATCAAGTTCGAGCCGGTGCTGCGCGCGCTGGACGCGGCCGGGGCCCGCGGGATCCGCTGA
- a CDS encoding GreA/GreB family elongation factor encodes MLNEIRQKIEDEIEALSRELQFELPVRIRKAVELGDLRENSEYKSALERQQFVNARIGHLTQRVAELSQIDVEGMPADRVGFGSRVTVRDCVRKTEVTYTIAAGDYIDIEAGHVSMASAIGRGLMGARPGEEVEVKLPRGARRYEIVALETLPQRMGMA; translated from the coding sequence ATGCTGAACGAGATCAGGCAGAAGATCGAAGACGAGATCGAGGCGCTTTCCCGGGAACTGCAGTTCGAGCTTCCGGTGCGCATTCGCAAGGCCGTCGAGCTCGGAGATCTGCGCGAGAACTCGGAGTACAAGTCGGCGCTGGAGCGGCAGCAGTTCGTGAACGCGCGCATCGGCCATCTGACGCAGCGGGTGGCCGAGTTGTCGCAGATCGACGTGGAGGGCATGCCCGCCGACAGGGTTGGCTTCGGTTCGCGGGTTACGGTACGTGATTGTGTACGGAAAACCGAGGTAACGTACACGATCGCGGCCGGCGACTACATCGACATCGAGGCAGGCCATGTATCGATGGCCTCCGCGATCGGCCGCGGCCTGATGGGCGCGCGCCCGGGAGAGGAGGTCGAGGTGAAGCTGCCCAGGGGGGCGCGCCGATATGAGATCGTCGCGCTCGAGACCCTGCCACAACGAATGGGGATGGCGTAA
- the tyrS gene encoding tyrosine--tRNA ligase has translation MNLLDEYTWRGLLYDATDGAAQAFASRPRVAYIGFDPTASSLHVGSLLPIMGLVHLQRAGHTPVALVGGGTGLIGDPSEKAAERALLSKEEAEANAAGIHSQLAHFLDFEVRGNPARMANNLDWLGRVGMVDFLRDVGKHFSINALLGKDSIRRRVQDPEASISFTEFSYVLLQAYDFLELHDRMGCTVQMGGSDQWGNITAGIELIRRVRGARAYGVTFPLLTTSSGTKFGKTESGTVWLDPARTTPYRFYQFWMNTPDADAGAYLRLFTLFPREEVEELEASIAAEPHRRLAQKALAADVTRRLHGEDGLGRARKASEVLFGGEVEGLDAAEIADIFADVPSSRISAGDVASTGLPLVDLLHRSGLAISKSDARRAIAGGGVYLNNRRVAEASARVAPDDTLHGEFVVLRRGKKRYHLVRVIGP, from the coding sequence ATGAACCTGCTCGACGAATACACGTGGCGCGGCCTGCTCTACGACGCCACCGACGGCGCCGCGCAGGCGTTCGCTTCCAGGCCGCGGGTCGCCTACATCGGCTTCGACCCGACCGCCTCCAGCCTGCACGTCGGCAGCCTGCTGCCCATCATGGGGCTGGTGCACCTGCAGCGCGCGGGACACACCCCGGTTGCGCTGGTGGGCGGAGGGACCGGCCTTATCGGCGACCCGTCCGAGAAGGCCGCGGAGCGCGCGCTGCTGTCGAAGGAAGAGGCGGAAGCCAACGCCGCCGGCATCCACTCCCAGCTCGCGCACTTCCTCGATTTCGAGGTGAGGGGCAATCCCGCGCGCATGGCCAACAATCTGGACTGGCTGGGCCGGGTGGGGATGGTCGACTTCCTGCGGGACGTGGGCAAGCACTTCTCCATCAACGCCCTCCTCGGCAAGGACTCGATCCGCAGGCGCGTACAGGATCCGGAAGCGAGCATATCGTTCACCGAATTCAGCTACGTGCTGCTGCAGGCCTACGACTTCCTCGAACTGCACGACCGCATGGGGTGCACCGTTCAGATGGGCGGCAGCGATCAGTGGGGAAACATCACCGCTGGCATCGAACTGATCCGGCGCGTGCGCGGCGCCCGCGCGTACGGGGTCACCTTCCCGCTCCTGACCACCTCCTCGGGCACCAAGTTCGGCAAGACCGAGAGCGGGACCGTGTGGCTGGACCCCGCGCGCACCACGCCCTACCGGTTCTACCAGTTCTGGATGAACACCCCGGATGCGGACGCGGGGGCCTATCTGCGCCTCTTCACCCTGTTCCCGCGGGAGGAGGTCGAGGAACTGGAGGCGTCCATCGCGGCTGAACCGCATCGGCGTCTCGCGCAGAAGGCGCTGGCCGCCGATGTCACCCGCCGTCTCCACGGGGAGGACGGACTGGGCCGCGCGCGCAAGGCGAGCGAGGTGTTGTTCGGGGGCGAAGTCGAAGGGCTGGACGCCGCGGAGATCGCGGACATCTTCGCGGACGTGCCCTCCAGCCGGATCTCGGCCGGAGACGTTGCGAGCACCGGCCTCCCGCTCGTGGATCTGCTACACCGTTCCGGCCTGGCGATCTCGAAGAGCGACGCGCGGCGCGCCATCGCAGGCGGGGGCGTCTACCTCAACAACCGGAGGGTCGCGGAAGCCTCCGCACGGGTGGCGCCGGACGACACGTTGCACGGGGAGTTCGTGGTGCTGCGGCGCGGTAAGAAGCGGTATCACCTGGTCCGTGTCATCGGCCCGTAA
- the menB gene encoding 1,4-dihydroxy-2-naphthoyl-CoA synthase → MKEPDWKQVREYGDITYHKSGGVARIAFNRPEVRNAFRPETLFELQEAFRDAGEDMGIGVVLFTGNGPAKDGKYAFSSGGDQRVRGDAGYVGGDGVPRLNVLELQRYMRTMPKPVIALVAGYAIGGGHVLHVVSDLTIAADNAVFGQTGPIVGSFDGGYGSSYLARIVGQKKAREIWYLCRQYNAAEALEMGLVNKVVPVEELEMEGWRWAQEILDKSPLAIRCLKAAFNADVDGQTGLQELAGNATLLFYMTEQGQEGRNAYLQKRRPDFRKYPWLP, encoded by the coding sequence ATGAAAGAGCCGGATTGGAAACAGGTCCGCGAATACGGGGACATCACCTATCACAAGAGCGGCGGCGTGGCGCGCATCGCCTTCAACCGTCCCGAAGTGCGCAACGCCTTCCGCCCGGAGACGCTGTTCGAGCTGCAGGAGGCCTTTCGGGACGCCGGGGAGGACATGGGCATCGGCGTCGTGCTGTTCACGGGCAACGGTCCCGCGAAGGATGGGAAGTACGCGTTCTCGTCGGGGGGAGACCAGCGCGTTCGCGGCGACGCCGGGTACGTGGGGGGCGACGGGGTTCCGAGGCTGAACGTGCTCGAGCTGCAGCGCTACATGCGCACGATGCCCAAGCCGGTCATCGCCCTGGTGGCCGGATACGCCATAGGCGGCGGCCACGTGCTGCACGTGGTCTCGGATCTGACGATCGCCGCCGACAACGCGGTCTTCGGCCAGACCGGGCCCATCGTGGGCAGCTTCGACGGGGGGTACGGCTCGTCGTATCTGGCGCGCATCGTGGGGCAGAAGAAGGCGCGCGAGATCTGGTACCTGTGCCGGCAGTACAACGCCGCCGAGGCGCTGGAGATGGGGCTGGTCAACAAGGTCGTGCCCGTCGAGGAGCTGGAGATGGAAGGCTGGCGCTGGGCGCAGGAGATCCTGGACAAGAGCCCGCTGGCGATCCGCTGCCTGAAGGCCGCCTTCAACGCCGACGTGGACGGCCAGACCGGGCTCCAGGAGTTGGCCGGCAACGCGACCCTGCTCTTCTACATGACGGAGCAGGGGCAGGAGGGCAGGAACGCCTATCTGCAGAAGCGCAGGCCGGACTTCCGCAAGTATCCGTGGCTGCCGTAG
- a CDS encoding 1,4-dihydroxy-2-naphthoate polyprenyltransferase: MTGGSISRTQAWMMACRPRTLTATIAPVAAGTGLAHMHGGFALLPALAALAAAVLIQVGTNLANDYYDYQKGGDSEGRLGPVRVTQAGLIEGRDVLRGAWLAFALAMGAGVFLALVAGWPVVAIGVASIAAGVAYTAGPWPLAYHGLGDLFVFVFFGLVAVAGTCYVQVLEFRPDSLTAGVALGASSTAILVVNNLRDIETDARAGKRTLAVRIGGRWTKVQYVLLVVLTAVIPLAGMALHGWSTWVLLSLCALPAVAGPLRLVLAHREPAVLNRALAGTARFVGLFGVLLGLGFALG; encoded by the coding sequence ATGACCGGCGGGAGCATCTCCCGGACGCAGGCCTGGATGATGGCCTGCCGGCCCCGCACCCTCACCGCCACCATCGCGCCGGTCGCCGCCGGCACGGGGCTGGCGCACATGCACGGCGGCTTCGCCCTCCTGCCCGCGCTGGCTGCGCTGGCCGCGGCCGTGCTGATCCAGGTCGGCACCAACCTGGCCAACGACTATTACGACTACCAGAAGGGGGGAGACAGCGAGGGGCGGCTGGGTCCCGTGCGCGTCACCCAGGCCGGGCTGATCGAAGGGAGGGACGTGCTGCGGGGGGCTTGGCTGGCGTTCGCGCTCGCCATGGGCGCGGGGGTCTTCCTGGCGCTGGTGGCGGGGTGGCCGGTGGTGGCCATCGGGGTGGCCAGCATCGCCGCGGGAGTCGCGTACACCGCGGGCCCCTGGCCGCTGGCGTATCACGGGCTGGGCGACCTGTTCGTCTTCGTCTTCTTCGGCCTGGTGGCGGTCGCGGGGACCTGCTACGTGCAGGTGCTGGAGTTCCGCCCCGACTCGCTGACCGCCGGCGTTGCCCTGGGAGCCTCCAGCACGGCGATTCTGGTGGTGAACAACCTGCGCGACATCGAGACCGACGCGCGCGCGGGAAAGCGCACCCTGGCGGTGCGCATCGGGGGCCGGTGGACGAAGGTCCAGTACGTCCTGCTGGTCGTGCTGACCGCAGTCATTCCCCTGGCGGGGATGGCGCTGCACGGCTGGAGTACCTGGGTTCTGCTCTCCCTGTGCGCGCTTCCGGCGGTGGCGGGGCCGCTGAGGCTGGTGCTTGCCCACCGTGAGCCCGCCGTCCTGAACCGCGCGCTGGCCGGGACCGCGCGATTCGTGGGGCTCTTCGGGGTCCTGCTTGGGCTCGGGTTCGCGCTCGGGTGA